Genomic window (Rubeoparvulum massiliense):
AATGATGGTCACCATACATTTTTTCATAATTGCCCTCCTAAACTGCCATCATTTTACAACTAAAACCAATATTATGCAAATTAGATGATGTGTTTAGGTAGTGGATAGCCCTGTGGAAGCATCTTAGGTTGTACTAGGATTCAATGACCTTGTAGTTGTTGAATTTCTGTCTTGATAAAAATAGAAATCGTGATCCTATCTCTTCACATTCCAGTACATCCATGCCAGCTTTGATTGAACCTGCTCTAATACCACGCCTTGGTGCTGTGCTGCATCTTGTTGTAGTGCTGATTGTAGGCGGTTTTGCTGATCTGCCGATAGAGGGTGCTCCTGTTCGGCTTCGAAGTAGAGGGTGAAGTACTCTATAGCTTCGTCCAGCTGCCACTCAATCTCCCAATCCCGCTCTAAATATTGCAAGGCAGGATAGTAACCTTCTAGCCAGAGAACATTGAAGGTGGCATAGACGGCATCCCCTTCACGGTACGTCTTCTCAGGAAGTCCAAGGAGAGAGCGCAGTCGATTCTGTAAGGGATTCCGCTTATAGACGAAGTTGCTATAGAAGCAGCCATGCCTGCTTACCTGATTCATCTTCGCAATCGCTTCTAAGCTGGAGATCCCTGGTGTCTTCGAAGCGAAGACGAGATCGAAGCCATCGCTACCTAGATCAGCAGGCGTCAACTGCTCCCAGGGTGCATGGATGAACTGAATTTGTTGAGCGACACCAGCCTCACTACTATTGGCCTTGGCCTTCTCTAACATTCCTTCGGAGATATCTAATGCGGTTACCGCGTGATCGCGCTTCGCAAAATTCACAGCAAATTTACCAGGGCCACAGCCGATATCCAGCACATTGAAGCTGGGTTGGATGCCTCCTAAATCGGAAAGCCAAGCATAGAGCTTATCCCAGTTTGGGTCTTCCTTGGTCCGTTTCACATGTTGATTATAGCGGGTGGAGCGGAAGTTCCAAAACTTCTCCTGCTCCGGTCGATCATTCTGTTCTTCCTGCCAGAGGGTGGCGAATGCTTCTACAGTAAATGATGTATCTTGTTGGTCCAAGCTATATCCTCCTTCTGTATCTGAGTGCTTTATCTATCTGATGAAGAAGTAATTACCCCCTCTAGTATACCTCGGCCTGAAGCTAGCAGCTACTCTTTCCCGATCTGATGGAGACTAATTCACATTCCAATAGAGCCAAGCCACCTTGGTATGAACCTCCTGGCGGATAAGATGGTCAGCTTGTTCGGTGGCCATTTCTTGTAATGTACTTGCGATGATTTGATCCAATTGGGGATCATCCACCGGATTGATCCGTAAGAAGAGCCGAAAATGTTCGATGGCCTCTTCAAGGGTAAATTTATTCTCCCAGCTAGAGTCGACATAGAAGATGGTTGGAAAATATCCTTTTAGCCAGAGGATATTGAAAACAGCGTAGATTCGTTGCATGTGGAAGTTCTGATCCTTGTTCATCTGAAGGAGTGCACGAAGACGTTCAGCAATGGGCTCATGCTTGGAAACAGAGCTACTAAGAAAGCATCCACCACGACTACAACGAATCATCTTATCCAATGCCGCTTCGTTGCGGATGGCGGGGGTCATGGACGCGAAGGTGAGGTCGAAGGCACCAGTCCAGCCAGCTTTCTCTACATCGAGTTCTTCCCATATATCACAATCAAATTGGGTTCGCTCCTTTACCCCATACTTATCAGCATTCTCCTTTGCATACTGTATCATGGCTGATGAGATATCGATGCCTACCACTTCGTGACCTGCTTGGGCGAAGGGGATGGCATACTTCCCAGAG
Coding sequences:
- a CDS encoding class I SAM-dependent methyltransferase, encoding MDQQDTSFTVEAFATLWQEEQNDRPEQEKFWNFRSTRYNQHVKRTKEDPNWDKLYAWLSDLGGIQPSFNVLDIGCGPGKFAVNFAKRDHAVTALDISEGMLEKAKANSSEAGVAQQIQFIHAPWEQLTPADLGSDGFDLVFASKTPGISSLEAIAKMNQVSRHGCFYSNFVYKRNPLQNRLRSLLGLPEKTYREGDAVYATFNVLWLEGYYPALQYLERDWEIEWQLDEAIEYFTLYFEAEQEHPLSADQQNRLQSALQQDAAQHQGVVLEQVQSKLAWMYWNVKR
- a CDS encoding class I SAM-dependent methyltransferase, with amino-acid sequence MINVEEFSKLWGEEARYKEQEEFWNYRAAQFNQQMEDEEHLERVAKLMAWLKGNNALQSPGRILDIGCGSGKYAIPFAQAGHEVVGIDISSAMIQYAKENADKYGVKERTQFDCDIWEELDVEKAGWTGAFDLTFASMTPAIRNEAALDKMIRCSRGGCFLSSSVSKHEPIAERLRALLQMNKDQNFHMQRIYAVFNILWLKGYFPTIFYVDSSWENKFTLEEAIEHFRLFLRINPVDDPQLDQIIASTLQEMATEQADHLIRQEVHTKVAWLYWNVN